A genome region from Etheostoma cragini isolate CJK2018 chromosome 4, CSU_Ecrag_1.0, whole genome shotgun sequence includes the following:
- the lrig2 gene encoding leucine-rich repeats and immunoglobulin-like domains protein 2, with amino-acid sequence MAEGWPIPSALVLMLLSLSAWALESCPAPCSCSKGQDAVHILDCNRKRLSTAPVDPPEGITQVTMNHNELTVLPSLGDVSSNITLLSLVHNRLSELLMHQLQPYVSLETLDLTSNSISELKVGSFPSMQLKYLNLSNNKISVLEPGCFENISSSLLVLKLNRNRLAVLPSKVFKLPQLQFLEMKRNKIKIVDSLTFKGMESLRSLKMQRNSITKLMDGAFFGLNNIEELELEHNNLTEVNKGWLYGLRMLRILRVSQNAVGIIRPDAWEFCQKLEELDLSFNHLTRLEETAFVGLGLLENLNLGENSIIHLGEGVFSGLASLRTLDIHSNVISWAIEDSIGVFTGMKKLNTLILQHNKIKSITKKAFEGLEELEHLDLSNNGIMSIHPEALSHMQLKVFVLNTSSLLCDCHMQWLGPWLTDSQFQQSVSAICAHPASLLGHNVLFISPEKFVCDDFPKPLISTHPETQVALRGNNVTLSCVASSSSDSPMTTAWRKDGEVLYDAEVQNYARYQEGELIYSTVLHLLNVNFTDEGRYQCVVSNHFGSNYSNRARLTVNELPSFLKTPMDLTIRTGTMARLECAAEGHPSPQIAWQKDGGTDFPAARERRMHVMPDDDIFFIANVKTEDMGVYSCTAQNAAGSLSANATLTVLETPSFMRPLKDRTVARGETAVLQCIAGGSPAPRLNWTKDDGPLVLTERHFFAAANQLLIIVNAGPADAGKYTCIMSNTLGTERGHIYLSVSPSPNCDTGPGYDQDGWTTVGIVVIVVVCCVVGTSLVWVIVIYHMRRKSADYSITNTDEMNLPADIPSYLSSQGTLSEPQEGYSTSEAGSHQQLMPPLSNGYVHKGTDSVCYGDTGSEVETEGNGMLHCRVGSLFTGRSSFHPGEPREGLVGLSTGGAGPLVICSDCYDNANIYSRTREYCPYAYLGEDDPLDRALPGLKESFSEHAQHDDTTLESLINNLDSSVFLTSHDKRLSSHTPPEHYANDSLSRAFWDEGEDLSSKPQAGAPQHPVTVHRTPPLASAADGADEPREAEADFFSSQLTQEHRSASNRTNPQEHPAPT; translated from the exons ATGGCGGAGGGCTGGCCCATTCCATCGGCCCTTGTCTTGATGCTGTTGAGTTTGAGTGCCTGGGCTCTGGAGTCTTGTCCCGCTCCTTGCTCGTGTTCTAAAGGACAAGATGCAGTCCATATTTTGGACTGCAACAGGAAAAGGCTGTCGACGGCTCCTGTGGACCCACCGGAGGGGATAACTCAAGT CACCATGAATCACAATGAGCTGACTGTTCTTCCGTCTCTTGGAGATGTTTCCTCAAATATCACCTTGCTGTCATT AGTCCACAATCGGCTCTCAGAGCTGTTGATGCATCAGCTGCAGCCATACGTTTCCTTGGAGACACTTGACCTGACATCCAACTCAATCTCTGAGCTAAAAGTTGGATCCTTCCCTTCCATGCAGCTGAAATATCT GAATTTGAGTAATAACAAGATCAGTGTCCTCGAGCCTGGCTGCTTTGAAAACATCTCCAGTTCCTTGCTGGTGCTAAAGCTGAACAGGAACAGATTAGCTGTGCTGCCATCTAAAGTCTTCAAACTTCCCCAGCTTCAGTTCCT TGAAATGAAGCGTAACAAGATCAAAATAGTGGACAGTCTGACATTTAAAGGGATGGAGTCATTAAGGTCACTGAAGATGCAAAGGAACAGCATCACTAAGCTCATGGATGGAGCTTTTTTTGGACTTAACAACATTGAAGAACT AGAGCTGGAGCACAATAACCTAACAGAGGTCAACAAAGGCTGGCTGTATGGACTGCGCATGCTGCGAATCCTGCGGGTCAGCCAGAATGCTGTCGGCATCATCCGACCAGACGCCTGGGAGTTTTGCCAAAAGCTGGAGGaact AGACTTGTCCTTCAATCATCTAACCAGACTTGAGGAGACAGCCTTTGTAGGATTAGGACTCCTGGAGAACCTGAACCTCGGCGAAAACTCCATCATCCATTTGGGAGAGGGAGTGTTCAGTGGCCTGGCAAGTCTGCGCACCCT GGATATCCACAGTAATGTAATCTCCTGGGCCATTGAAGACTCCATTGGTGTGTTTACTGGAATGAAGAAGCTGAACACACT gATCCTGCAGCataacaaaatcaaatcaatcacTAAGAAAGCGTTTGAGGGcctggaggagctggagcaCCT GGACCTCAGCAACAATGGCATCATGTCGATCCACCCAGAGGCGTTGTCCCATATGCAGCTCAAAGTGTT TGTCCTGAACACGAGCAGCCTGCTGTGTGACTGCCACATGCAGTGGTTGGGGCCTTGGCTGACTGACAGCCAGTTCCAGCAGTCTGTCTCTGCTATCTGTGCTCATCCTGCCAGCCTACTTGGTCACAATGTACTGTTCATCAGCCCGGaaaagtttgtttgtg ATGATTTCCCCAAGCCTCTGATCTCAACTCACCCAGAGACACAGGTGGCATTGCGGGGGAACAACGTGACTTTGAGCTGCGTTGCGTCCAGCAGCAGTGATTCGCCAATGACAACTGCTTGGCGGAAGGATGGGGAGGTGCTGTATGATGCAGAAGTGCAAAACTATGCCCGGTACCAGGAGGGAGAACTGATCTACTCCACTGTGCTTCACCTCCTCAATGTCAACTTCACTGATGAGGGGCGCTACCAGTGTGTGGTCTCCAATCACTTTGGCTCCAACTACTCCAACAGGGCCAGGCTTACTGTCAATG AGCTGCCATCCTTTCTTAAGACTCCCATGGATCTCACAATCCGGACTGGGACTATGGCCCGGCTGGAGTGTGCTGCTGAAGGCCATCCGTCACCCCAGATTGCTTGGCAGAAGGATGGAGGCACTGACTTCCCTGCAGCCCGGGAGCGCAGGATGCATGTGATGCCAGATGACGACATCTTCTTTATTGCTAACGTGAAGACCGAAGACATGGGAGTGTACAGCTGTACAGCTCAAAATGCAGCTGGCAGCCTGTCTGCAAACGCTACTCTCACCGTCCTGG AAACTCCATCCTTCATGCGGCCGCTGAAAGACAGAACCGTGGCCCGTGGTGAAACTGCTGTTCTTCAGTGTATAGCTGGAGGCAGCCCAGCCCCTCGTCTCAACTGGACCAAAGATGACGGCCCTCTGGTACTCACCGAGCGCCACTTCTTtgctgcagccaatcagctccTTATCATAGTTAATGCTGGTCCTGCTGATGCTGGGAAATACACCTGCATCATGTCTAATACTCTGGGAACAGAACGTGGTCACATCTACCTCAGCGTCTCACCATCACCAAACTGTGATACCGGCCCGGGATACGACCAGGACGGCTGGACCACCGTGGGCATTGTGGTGATTGTGGTGGTGTGTTGTGTGGTTGGGACCTCGCTGGTCTGGGTCATTGTAATCTATCACATGCGCAGGAAAAGTGCGGACTACAGTATCACCAACACAG ATGAGATGAATTTGCCAGCAGACATCCCCAGCTACCTGTCCTCTCAGGGTACTTTGTCAGAGCCTCAGGAAGGCTACAGTACCTCTGAGGCAGGCAGCCACCAGCAGCTCATGCCTCCTCTCTCCAATGGATACGTCCACAAGGGCACAGATA GTGTGTGTTATGGAGACACGGGCAGCGAGGTGGAAACTGAGGGGAACGGCATGCTGCACTGCAGGGTTGGCTCTTTGTTCACTGGCCGTAGCAGCTTTCACCCCGGAGAGCCCCGCGAGGGACTGGTTGGACTCTCTACAG GTGGTGCCGGTCCTCTGGTCATCTGCTCTGACTGCTACGACAACGCCAACATCTACTCTCGCACACGGGAGTACTGCCCCTACGCCTATCTGGGGGAGGACGACCCGCTGGACAGGGCTCTACCGGGCCTGAAGGAGAGCTTCAGCGAGCATGCCCAGCACGATGACACGACCCTGGAGAGCCTCATTAACAACCTGGACTCGTCCGTCTTCCTCACCTCACACGACAAAAGGTTGAGCAGCCACACTCCCCCGGAGCATTATGCTAACG ATTCTCTCAGCAGGGCCTTCTGGGATGAAGGGGAAGACCTGTCCTCGAAACCCCAAGCAGGCGCACCCCAGCACCCAGTAACAGTACACAGGACACCACCTCTGGCCTCCGCTGCCGACGGGGCAGATGAACCGAGGGAGGCGGAGGCAGACTTCTTTTCCAGCCAGTtaacacaggaacacagaagTGCCTCTAATAGGACTAACCCTCAGGAGCACCCTGCTCCCACATAA